A window from Urocitellus parryii isolate mUroPar1 chromosome 1, mUroPar1.hap1, whole genome shotgun sequence encodes these proteins:
- the LOC144254139 gene encoding olfactory receptor 2AJ1-like codes for MRPVNHSANTDFILLGLFSSSHSSLVFFSFLFGLFIVTLIENALMILLIRRDPRLHTPMYFLLSHLSFMDILHVSNIVPKVITDFLSGHRGISFAGCGIQVFLSLTLLGGECLLLAAMSCDRYVAICHPLRYPVIMSERVSMLMAAGCWLVATLNATVHTGLVLHLPFCRSRVIDHYFCEIPAMLKLSCADTSSYERGVDMSAILFLLIPLSMICASYVKILLTVLRMKSSESRKKSYSTCSFHMIVVIMYYGPFIFTYMRPKSYHTPGQDKFLAIFYTIVTPTLNPVIYSFRNKDVLTAMKNVLRSSFPYRK; via the coding sequence ATGAGGCCCGTCAACCACAGCGCCAACACTGACTTCATCCTCCTGGGACTCTTCTCCTCTTCCCACTCCAGTCTggtcttcttctccttcctgtttGGCCTTTTCATTGTGACCCTAATAGAAAACGCCCTCATGATCCTGCTCATCCGCAGGGACCCGcgcctccacacccccatgtacttcctgCTCAGCCACCTGTCCTTCATGGACATCCTGCACGTTTCCAACATCGTTCCCAAGGTGATCACTGACTTCCTGTCAGGCCACAGAGGTATTTCCTTTGCAGGCTGTGGGATCCAGGTATTCCTGTCCCTCACGCTGCTGGGTGGTGAGTGcctcctcctggctgccatgtcttgtgaccgctatgtggccatctgccaccccCTGCGCTACCCAGTGATCATGAGCGAGAGGGTCAGTATGCTCATGGCTGCAGGGTGCTGGCTGGTTGCAACCCTCAACGCCACGGTGCACACAGGGCTGGTACTGCACTTACCCTTCTGTCGCTCTAGAGTGATTGATCACTATTTCTGTGAAATTCCTGCCATGTTGAAGCTGTCCTGTGCAGACACCTCAAGCTATGAACGAGGGGTTGATATGAGCGCCATTCTATTTCTGCTGATCCCTCTCTCCATGATCTGTGCATCTTATGTGAAAATTCTTCTCACTGTCCTCAGGATGAAGTCATCAGAGTCCCGGAAGAAGTCGTATTCCACCTGTTCCTTCCACATGATTGTGGTCATAATGTACTATGGGCcctttattttcacatatatgaGACCCAAGTCATACCACACTCCAGGCCAGGATAAGTTCTTGGCTATATTCTACACCATTGTCACGCCCACGCTCAACCCTGTCATCTACAGCTTCCGGAACAAAGATGTCTTGACGGCCATGAAAAACGTGCTCAGAAGTAGCTTCCCATATagaaaatga